Below is a genomic region from Streptomyces sp. RPA4-2.
CGAGCGACTCGTGAACGGTGAAGACGGCGTCCGCCCCGGTGATCTCGAAGACCCGGGCCACCACCGGCAGCATCCCCGCCAGATGGACCCCGCCGCCCGCGGCCTCGGCCTTGAGCCGGGCGCCGAGCAGCACGTTGAGCCCGGTGGAGTCGCAGAACTCCAGCCGTGAGCAGTCCACGACGAGCCGGGAATATCCCTTTTCGAGGCAGGCCTCGAGTGGCTCACGCAACAATTCGGCCGTGTGGTGATCCAACTCACCCGCGGGAGTCACGACGGCGCTAGAGCCCTCTTCCCGCACCTCGACAAGAAGCCGGCCCGACTGTGCGCTGCCGACCGTCCCGCGGTCCATGCCGTCTCTCTCCCGAGCGTC
It encodes:
- a CDS encoding STAS domain-containing protein, which codes for MDRGTVGSAQSGRLLVEVREEGSSAVVTPAGELDHHTAELLREPLEACLEKGYSRLVVDCSRLEFCDSTGLNVLLGARLKAEAAGGGVHLAGMLPVVARVFEITGADAVFTVHESLDAALAD